GCCATCACTACatgattcactattttttcagaaatatttgtgagcatttattattgcaatggTCAAATAATGGACAAATTGGGCAATAAATTGATGATTTCAGGAACAGTTACAAACAAATAATGTTATCGAAGTTTTTATTTTCCCGATAATAAAAACATATCTTAAATGTCTGGAGCTATTTAGGTACATGAAaccaaataaacataaaataaccatacattgtctccaAATATAAATTCTACTTGCACAAAGCTTAGAAAGTGGTAGAAAGCAATGCTGTTTTGGAGCAGTAATGCTTATAATATAGTATATGCAGAATAAGTATATAATATATGCAGTATATATATAGCTGACACATTTATTTGATGAGTGACGAAATCATGTATTAATGtgtatattaaaagtaaaaagtgaaaaattcaaCTGCAttctgcaaatattttttttgttgtatgtAAATGCAACTTAAAACTCATTATTGCACtgttaatatataaatgttatgagatatataaaaaaaaaaaagttataacactaaatataataaataattgcaattaaaatatttcatcattagcatgcattttatatatcaaagtttatataaaatttaacatCTTATTGAGAAACCCCAAAAAATATCCTGAAAACATCAgacacaaatattttatattctagaTTTAGGTCCATCTTATTGTCAAGAACCAAACTAACATAGATTCCTTTCATTTAATGTAAAACTGGTTCTTACATGAACATATccttttaaaagtgtttttttcatGTACATAGTGGTTTGATTTTTTCTTCTATTGCATAGTATTTAAAGTCTgcaccaagtcgggaatatggtagttattatccattcgtttgatgtcacggtatttgagcttttgaatttgccatttgtcTGGGGACTTTCCTCATAGTTCGGTAtgtttgctattttacttttccTTTGTCAACTTTACTTGTGTAGGGTATATAAAATTAGCCTTTCATATAAGACATAGATTCAAGCATATTTTGTGACAGACATACAGgtattaaaaatgattaattatcaAGTAATATGATTCGTTATTTATCTTGAAGTCAGGACTTTCAACAGAAGGATGGCAAGTCTAGGTGTTCTAACTCTACAGTTTATACGTATAAAAAATGTGGATAAATAATAATCAACCTAtgttaattttcaactttcacttttcgataaataaaaatgttttcattggaATAAGATAATGATATATCTCATTAGAATGATTAATGGTATTTCTCACTGAACTTATGTTTGGGGTATTCCCAATTGAATTAATGTAGATAGTATCTCTCACTGAAATAATATTAGGTTAATTGTCATTCATACTTCAAGTATTTTAGCTGTAGCTCTAGAATAAGGTTCATGGTGTTTCTTACTGAGGTTTATAATACTCCAAACTGCTTATTGTAAATGCCTCTTATGTCAGTGAATTTCCTTGAAACGCTTCAATGATTTATAACAAAGTGATTCTAATAAGTATTATCAAATACAACagttaggttttttttaaaacagtgtaAATGTTCATGTTGTGTCTCACTGTTTAGTGACACTATCATAAGATGGTGGAGGAGCAGATGGTTGTTCTGGTGGCtgatttaaatcaattttaacaTCTGATGATAGTCCAGTTGGTCCTGATGGGTATGAAGCTTCTGGCTGTGGATACGGTCCAGGAAACTGCTGCTCGGGAGGAGGAAGACCTGGTCCCATTGGATAACCTGCTGTCGGACCCATAGAATAACCTGTTGGGCCCATTTGATAGCCTGTTGTTGGACCCATTTGATAGCCTGTTGTTGGACCCATAGTAAAACCTGCAGCTGAACCCATAGGATAGCCTGCAGCAGGACCCATGGGGTAACCAGGATTAGTTCCCATTGGATAAGCAGATCCAGCTATATGTCCACCTTGCCCTTGAGCTGCCATTTGTTGCATTAACACCTGGTTTTGCATCATTATGACTTGGTTGTTCAGTGCCATTTGTTGAGTGGTCATTCTACCCATACGAAAGTTTACACCAAATTTACTTTGATTTGAGCATAGATAAAATAGTGTATAAATGTTCAAAACTGCACAAAGAATCACAAGAATCAATATAGGTATAGCAACACTTTTATACTTTCCTATATTAGAATCACATGCTATGCTTGAATCTGGGAACCAGCTTCTATCGCAACTTGAATATACTCCCGAGATAGATGAAAAGACAATCCCCATAATACAGGCCATGAAACCAAACATGATTATAGCTGTACTACAAGATAACtgaaaaaaaacaggaaaaaaaaagaaaattatgtcTTCAGTTTTATGTTCATCATTACCTCTTAATAAACCATTGACATTTACTACATGTATCTTTACTGATCACTCATATGACAAACAAATAAGAATCACTAAAATAAGAAATATGAAGTCATATGATTAAACGAGGTTCATGTAATTAATTTGCtgttaaaaagttaaaatcttataaataataaacagctAAAGCTTTCTCTTAAAATGTTCTTATATGCAGAAACTTGAAATTCTATCAGGTGTTGTCTTTGCTTTAGTTTTAATTACAATTATATGGTCAGTCAAATGCTTCATTTATAGGCTAAATcattgttttcaatgttttatggACGCAAATAAATAGAGAGCAAAAAGATGCTTTTTGTTTCACTTTTAAACTATAAGAATAGTTCATACCAATTGAGCTAGAGCCGCTGAACCTGATGTTCCTTTCTTGTATAAGTTAATGAAATACATTCCTTTCAGTagaaactgaaaataaaacaaaaatcgttTTGTCCTTGTGAAACTGAAATCAAAGCAACAGAACTGCATTGCCAGTACATAATGTATCAAATAGAGTTTCAATTAAATTGCTTTACACAGagacaatattttataaatgtgATTGGCAACTATGCAAAATATCGTTACATTTAATTAAGCCCCCATGTTTTCATTGGCAATGCTTcagtataaatgaaaaaaaaattatttcctcaaaaaaactaataaacaagaatgtgtccatagtacacggatgccccattcgcactatcattttcacaggcatagattaccttagctgaatttggcaaaacttttaggaattttggtcctcaatgctcttcaacttcgtactttattttgccttttaaacttttttggattcgagcgtcactgatgagtcttttgtagacgaaacgcgcgtctggcgtatatacaaaatttagtcgtGGTATCTATATGAGTTtatttccatgttcaatggaacgtgaaattgggtaaaaaaatcaaatttggtATAAAAAATTGGAAAGaccataccatagggaacatgtgtactaagtttcaagttgattggacttcaacttcaaaaactaccttgaccgaaaactttaacctgaaacttgcacttccattttctatgttcagtggacagtgaaattggggtcaaacgtCTAATTTGGTtatgaaattagaaagatcatatcataaggaacatgtgtacgaAGTTTCAAGTCgactggacttcaacttcatcaaaaattaccaggacaaaaaactttaacctgaagcgggacggacggacgaacagacggacgcacagaacagaaaacataatgccccactACTATCgaaagtggggcataaaaattcattCACATCTTAATTGTTGATGAAATAACATGTATACAATCACCACACACATCTTCATTCCTTATATGTTTAAAGATTGGACCAGTGTGTTTAGAGTATTAGAAACTTAATTAAAAGGAAGATTGCGGTTGTGTTTTGTTCCAATTAGCCTAATATAATTTTAGCGCAGTAtcttttttaaaaaagttaacagGCAAAGGACAAGTGATGATTAAACTTCTATTCATCGTTCTTTAAATATTTGAGAAAACTTGAACATGACAAGGGATTGGAGCGATAACGTCCCGAGGTATAATCTTAAAAAGCTACATTATTAACATCATGTCGTTATCTTTGAGTAAAAATATAAGAGTGATGATTTCAATACTGGGAAAGAtttacgaagatgtggtatgagtgccaatgagaaaattctccatccaagtcagaatttgtaaaagtaaaccattataggtcaattaatatataataagTATATAACAGGTTCATTGATTTAATGGCATGCTAATGTCACCTTAGTATATTTTGCCTCTTTTAAGATAATTTTTATACCCTATTAAGTcacaaaagtttgttttttttaaatgaatcacTTATCGTAGTCCCCTGTCAAAGGAACACATCAGGTAAATGAATGGTTTGATttgagcggggttcgaactcacaacattAGTGTTGATTGGCTTGTGATTACGGTAgaaactacttagaccactcggccaccgagacGATATGAATGGTTAGAAATCCTAATCAGTACACAATGTAAGTTTCAACAAGCTTAGTTTTATGATGTAAAGGTCGTGGTGAAATCAGTTCGTAGTAAGAGGAGGATGAGAGTGCAGTAAGctcgtggtaagatcgcaaaggtagCTGTATCATCATAGCGAGAGCGTACAGAAAGCGCCGTTCTATAAGAAGAGACTGTGCttcgatctcacagcgacgtaaCTACGACCATCATGTTGTCTATTCTGTTACGCCGTTCCtcaatttatatagttcgtttcattatattcttaatctatttatgtgttccagttTGGGatgattattcatctttaaccttattaaaacgttaaaacatcgtatcatcgATACCTTCCCTCTCTCACACGTATCCGTTACAGGAAAACTGCAAGGTCATTACGATCACGAGGAACATTTCGTCGAGACGTCATcttggacacaattcgtggctaaccacagagtgagttaattatataacattgtatttaaaGCCTTCAAATTGCCTTTCGTataaggcaacaaccattttcttatctgggggggggggggggggcctgggatttttattgtgttcataatttttttttcagaaccttcctctgacaaaatatttttttcttatgagaaggaaagcaaaatttttttttcctataatgtggaacagaaatacaattttttttctcacaaaactataaaattaacataaaattcattttaattttttaattgatgtaaaatgtaaagtgcatggctctgtctatatcctggcattggctgttgtctcagtcgtttttttttttagcccACTTTCTACATTATGATATTCTCGGAGTCCGTCATACAGGTATCCTTAAATTTTAATACTGCAATTGAAGTGGCCACCATTGCCATATGTAATGGCAAATAGTGAGTAGCTCCAACTTATAAAACCCACTGTTTCTAACTATGATAATTGACATTCCattgaaactagaggctctaaagagcctgtgtcgctcaccttggtctatgtgcatattaaacaaaagacacaaatggattcatgacaaaatagtattttggtgatggtgatgtgtttgaagttcttactttactgaacgattttgcttcttacaattatatctatcatgaactttgcccattagtaacagagaactatatttggtaaaaatttacataaatttaccaaattaatgaaaattgttaaaaattgactataaagggcaataactccttaaggggtcaattgaccatttaggtcatgttgacttatttgtagatcttactttgctgaacattattgctgtttacagtttatcgctatctataatagtattcaagataaccaaaaacggcaaaacttctttaaaaattaccaattggagggcagcaacccaacaaccagttgtccaattcatctgaaaaattcagggcagatagatattgacttgattaacaatttaacaattGTAAGAtctgctctagatgctttggtttcatagttataagcaaaaaactgcattttacccctatgttctatttttagccgtggcggccatcttggttgaatggccaggttatcggacacatttttcaaactagataccccaaagatgattgtggcctagtagtttcagtggagattttgtaaaagattacttagatttatgaaaaatggttaaagattgactataaagggcaataactcctaaaggggtcaactgaccattttggtcatgttgacttatttgtagatcttactttgctgaacattattgctgtttacaatttatctctatctataataatattcaagataataaccaaaaacagcaaaatttcctcaaaattaccaattcaggggcagcaacccaacaaccgattgaccgattcatctgaaaatttcagggcagatagttcttgacctgataaacatttttatcccatgtcagatttcctcaaaatgctttggtttttgagttataagccaaaaactgcattttacccctatgttctatttttagccgtggcggccatcttggttggttgaccaggtcacaccacacattttttaaactagataccccaaagatgattgtggccaagtttggattaatttggccaagtagtttcagaggagaagatttttgtaaaagattactttaatttacgaaaaatggttaaaaattgactataaagggcaataactcctaaacgggtcaactgaccattttggtcatgttgacttatttgtagatcttactttgctgaacattattgctgttaacagtttatctctatctataataatattcaagataataaccaaaaacagcaaaatttcctcaaaattaccaattcaggggcagcaacccaacaaccgattgaccgattcatctgaaaattttagggcagatagatcttgacctgataaacatttttatcccatgtcagatttcctcaaaatgctttggtttttgagttataagccaaaaactgcattttacccctttgttctatttttagccatggcggccatcttggttggttgaccaggtcacgccacaatttttttaaactagataccccaaagatgattgtggccaagtttggattaatttggccaagtagtttcagaggagaagatttttgtaaaagattactttaattaacgaaaaatggttaaaaattgactataaagggcaataactcctaaacgggtcaactgaccattttggtcatgttgacttatttgtagatcttactttgctgaacattattgctgtttacagtttatctctaactataataatattcaagataataaccaaaaacagcaaaatttcttcaaaattaccaattcaggggcagcaacccaacaaccgattgactgattcatctgaaaatttcagggcagatagatcttgacctgataaacatttttacccccatgtcagatttgctctaaatgctttggtttttgagttataagccaaaaactgcattttacccctatgttctatttttagccgtggcggccatcttggttggttgaccgggtcacgccacacattttttaaactagataccccaatgatgattgtggccaagtttggtttgatttggcccagtagtttcagaggagaagatttttgtaaaagttaacgacgacggacgacgacggacgacggacgccaagtgatgagaaaagctcacttggcccttcgggccaggtgagctaaaaagtggtATAAAGAATGATACAAACGGAAAATACTACCAGTATACAAGTCTGTGTCATACACAATCAGGGCTATCTTaattgtttttgtactcgtaaaaagcaccttgcgaaattctttaattttactttccgatatattgatgatgttctatcattgaataacccatatttcagccaatacttacatctcatatatccaagtgaacttgaaattaaggataccactgatactagaaggactgcttcataccttgatcttttcctcaatattgacgtagatggacgacttcacacgaaaatctatgataaacgggacgatttcaacttcccaattatcaatttcccatttctcagcagtaacataccctctgccccttcgtatggtgtttacatatcacaattgatacgttattcacgtgcttgttcacactatacggacttcatatacaggagtgtgctccttacgcagaaactgctccaacaaagttatgaggaggacagattaaaattgacactccgtaaattttatggacaccatcacgatttggtggatccatacgatgtttcgttgaccaaactagctaaggacatttttaccacatggtagattgtgttttgtcataatgtcgtctaatcttttaattaccaaacgtgacttattcccgattgtgactgttttgccgagtgtgaactcgcattactataagacgtggtacggtacttatacatcccaaattcatgtatttagtttaaatgtttaatgttatatttgtaattctcatcggattttgtcaaatgtgttgacgtcttttctattatatttatgtgttatggtaaagaaaattaatcaccgccttcatttatcagatttgatttcgttcaaagtaatcagtatgatattttacgtttgaagttagattcataacaaacctgacatagttttataatatagttaattgctacctcagttttatattaataagaattaaaatgtgctttgttattaaatgcaatatcagtatttagttcaaatacataatcttaaattaatcctaattctatcttattcattcttatgtgacgtcatttttcattttttgatgctctgttttactaattcaaatgacgtcattttttcgtcatttttcagtttcaaataggacgtcacttggcgtagaggtttaaacgtattcggatgtgtctacttttgtgtttcaaatgtctggttatgtaaatgtatttcagttgtttcctgtaattagttaatacttcagctttatcatgtacatcttttgaatattcattttattaaatttactgtttgcaaaagtataaattactctaaattatagggattttctggtaacttaacagaaaacccttgccgtttttggcacaacctttttgatcttttggtcctcgatgctgttcaactttgtactcgtttcggctttcaaacttttgtatctgtgcgtcacacataggtcttgtgtggacaaaatacacttctggcgtattaaaattttgaacttgttgccttttgttggctgttgttcgtgtgattctttgtcaattgtgttctccaatttatttatattgtagtcctgtgttgtcattttgatgttatatttcacatggccataaaagtgcgaggtttggcatgccacaaaaccaggttcaacccaccattttttcctttaaaaatgccctgtaccaagtcaggaatatggtcattgttatattatagttcgtttctgtgtgtattacattataacgttgtgtcgtttgttttctcttatttttgagtgtaaattcacattgcgataagacgtgtcacggtacttgtctatcccaaattcatgtatttggttttgatgttatatatatatgttatatttgttattctcgtgggattttgtctatatgtgttacattttagtgttatgtcgttgttctcctcttatatttaatgcgtttccctcggttttagtttgttatcccgattttgttttttgtccatggatttatgagttttgaacagcggtatactactgttgcctttatttaaaagaCTGCTTATGATACCATATCTATTcctgttataaaatgaccatttcatgtttataatagtTGCAGTTTTAAGTATGGTCTCACAGTAGTAACATATATATGCGGGAGATTTGGAATTCTTATAAATATTTCTGGATCAAACACTATT
The window above is part of the Mytilus galloprovincialis chromosome 4, xbMytGall1.hap1.1, whole genome shotgun sequence genome. Proteins encoded here:
- the LOC143071866 gene encoding uncharacterized protein LOC143071866 isoform X1, producing MADSSTQEGSDSKEVFQRFMIIGILELIFGSSLLICGIAGVVYGDGGYFGPPYFTGSFITGVFFLLKGMYFINLYKKGTSGSAALAQLLSCSTAIIMFGFMACIMGIVFSSISGVYSSCDRSWFPDSSIACDSNIGKYKSVAIPILILVILCAVLNIYTLFYLCSNQSKFGVNFRMGRMTTQQMALNNQVIMMQNQVLMQQMAAQGQGGHIAGSAYPMGTNPGYPMGPAAGYPMGSAAGFTMGPTTGYQMGPTTGYQMGPTGYSMGPTAGYPMGPGLPPPEQQFPGPYPQPEASYPSGPTGLSSDVKIDLNQPPEQPSAPPPSYDSVTKQ
- the LOC143071866 gene encoding uncharacterized protein LOC143071866 isoform X2, whose translation is MADSSTQEGSDSKEVFQRFMIIGILELIFGSSLLICGIAGVVYGDGGYFGPPYFTGSFITGVFLSCSTAIIMFGFMACIMGIVFSSISGVYSSCDRSWFPDSSIACDSNIGKYKSVAIPILILVILCAVLNIYTLFYLCSNQSKFGVNFRMGRMTTQQMALNNQVIMMQNQVLMQQMAAQGQGGHIAGSAYPMGTNPGYPMGPAAGYPMGSAAGFTMGPTTGYQMGPTTGYQMGPTGYSMGPTAGYPMGPGLPPPEQQFPGPYPQPEASYPSGPTGLSSDVKIDLNQPPEQPSAPPPSYDSVTKQ